The genome window GCTAATGACCGATCGGCAAATTGAAACCCTAGTCTCACCAGAATTTTTGAATGGTGCCTGCTTACTCTGTAGTGAAGCAGAGCCTCATCATTGTCATCGCCGTCTAGTGGCAGAATACTTAAATCAGCACCTGGGGCATATAGCTATACATCATCTTTAGTCGAGGATTGTATAATTAGTGCCCATAAGTATGATGGCCACTCGTGGGTTCGGTATAGTGCAACTGATTTGTCTAGCTAACTCTCGCAAACATGGTGAGCGTTGTATTGCAGGTATAAATCCAATAACTGGTGATTGGATTCGACCAGTCTGTATGCAGTACCGATACAAAGATGATGGTCGGGTTCCTCAACATGTTCGCCGTATAGACGGAACAGAGCCAAACCTCCTAGACATTCTAGAAATTCCCTTGGATAAAGAGGCCCTTGATTTTGGGTTTGAGCGAGAAAATTGGTTAATTATGCCAGGAGCCTGGAAGAGGCTAGGTCGGGCAAGTTTAGCAGATGTCGTCACCTATGCTAATGGGGAGATTATGTATCCTAAGTACAAACGAGCTGTGCCACTTCCCTACCTTGAATCCCTACCCAGGAATCAACAGAAAACCCTTCAGCTTCTGAAGGTCGTCAATTTCCGAGCCTGGATTAATGCTGAGGAAAAGTATCGAGCTAGCTTGGTTACCACCAATGGACATGAGCTTCACGATGCACCAATTACAGACCCTGTGTTTATCAAGAAATTGGATATTGGTGATTATAGAAACAACCGAAGGTTTACTAGCGATCGTTGTTTAGTGACCTTGAGCTTAGGAATGCCCTTTGCAAAGGAAAAAGATGGTGAAAAGTATTGCTGGAAGTTGATTGCTGGTGTAATTGAAATTGCTGTCAGCTAGTGTATCTAGAGTCAGCAACTCAGTTCGGTAGTTAGGTGTGCTTCTTCCCTAACCTCACAGCAGTGTGCACAGCTTGCAGAATGGCAGCAGCGTTATCACGGGGTGACCAAGTTTCCATGCGCTTAACAGCATTTTGACTCAGGGTTTGGAGTCGATCGCGGTCTGATAGCGCCTCTTGTAAAATAGCTGCAAGGGCATCCACGTCACCACAAGGATAGATATAGCCAGTGTAGCCTGATTGCACAATGTCGAAGCGTCCGCGAATTTCGTCACTGAGTACTACAGGGCAGCCACAGAGCATAGCTTCACAGACGACCACAGGGCAAGGATCATAGCCAGATGGCAACACCAATAAATCTGCTGATCGATAAGTAGCAGGCAGTTGGGATTGGTTAACAAACCCCAAGAATTTCACCCGATCAGCAATCCGCAGGCTCTCTGCTGCTGCCATCAACTCTAGTTTTAGGGGGCCTTCTCCAGCAAAGACCAAGTAAGCGTAGGGTAATTGCGCCTGGGCAAAGGCAGATAACACATCGGCAGGACGCTTCCAGGGTTGAAGCTTGGCACAAAATAGCACCACGAGCGCATCAGCAGGAATTCCCCACTGATGACGGATGGCGGCCCGGTCAACTAGGGCGGCTTGGGCCGTCCACCAGTCGTTGTCTACCACAAAGGGAGTCATGACAATTCGCTGAGGAGGCACACCCAAGCTGCGAAGAAACTCACTACCCGCCGCAGAGGTCGATATGGCAACATCTGCTAGGCTAAAAATGCGCGGGAGGATCCATTGTTTAAGCCGGAGCTTCCAAG of Cyanobacteriota bacterium contains these proteins:
- a CDS encoding glycosyltransferase, whose protein sequence is MVERIYRVLMVCSHPVQYVAPLLRLMTQQAQLDLHVAYCSLQGAETGVDPEFGVAVQWDIPLLEGYSWEYVPNRSKHPSLGKFWGLVNLGLWRLIHTGKFDAVIVYTGYTYASFWIAAAAAKTSRTPLLFNTDATSLDVRSKGSSWKLRLKQWILPRIFSLADVAISTSAAGSEFLRSLGVPPQRIVMTPFVVDNDWWTAQAALVDRAAIRHQWGIPADALVVLFCAKLQPWKRPADVLSAFAQAQLPYAYLVFAGEGPLKLELMAAAESLRIADRVKFLGFVNQSQLPATYRSADLLVLPSGYDPCPVVVCEAMLCGCPVVLSDEIRGRFDIVQSGYTGYIYPCGDVDALAAILQEALSDRDRLQTLSQNAVKRMETWSPRDNAAAILQAVHTAVRLGKKHT